In one window of Frigoriglobus tundricola DNA:
- the purB gene encoding adenylosuccinate lyase: protein MTQPNDVYDNPLIGRYASKEMAERWGPLRKFRTWRRLWLALAEAEAELGVLADDGKSPRITAAHLAELRAHLDDIDLKNAAAHEKRLRHDVMAHVHALGDVAPDCKEIVHLGATSCYVTDNADLILMREGLNQLCESLASVIDALARFAVAWKDEPTLGFTHFQPAQLTTVGKRATLWLYDFVLDLKELERRRDGLLFRGAKGTTGTQASFLALFRDDHEKVKRLDALVAKKMGFEGRVFPVTGQTYTRKVDAQVLDALNGLAQSAHKWGTDLRLLAHRQEIDEPFEADQIGSSAMAYKRNPMRAERMCSLARFISGLPAMAAGTVATQWFERTLDDSACRRLYIPQAFLAADAVLRIALNLLTQKTGPDHSGLVVNRPVIARNVRELLPYMVTENLMMAAVRAGEDRQAVHEVVRQHSHAVTARVKDGTGSTAELLSRLQKEAAFEKVDFAAITGQGPQEFVGRSPQQVEEFVAEHVEPIRRAYAGVLGKTALLHV, encoded by the coding sequence ATGACGCAACCGAACGACGTTTACGACAACCCGCTCATCGGCCGCTACGCCTCGAAGGAGATGGCGGAGCGGTGGGGGCCGCTCCGGAAGTTTCGCACCTGGCGCCGGCTGTGGCTCGCCCTCGCGGAAGCCGAGGCCGAACTGGGCGTCCTCGCGGACGACGGCAAATCGCCCCGGATCACGGCCGCACACCTCGCCGAACTCCGCGCGCACCTCGACGACATTGATCTGAAAAACGCGGCCGCTCACGAGAAGCGCTTGCGGCACGACGTGATGGCGCACGTCCACGCGCTCGGCGACGTGGCCCCGGACTGCAAGGAGATCGTCCACCTCGGCGCGACCTCGTGCTACGTCACCGATAACGCCGACCTCATCCTGATGCGCGAGGGCCTGAACCAGCTCTGCGAATCGCTCGCCAGCGTGATTGATGCACTCGCGCGGTTCGCCGTGGCGTGGAAGGACGAGCCGACGCTCGGCTTCACCCACTTCCAGCCGGCCCAGCTCACGACCGTGGGCAAGCGCGCGACGCTCTGGCTCTACGACTTCGTGCTGGACCTGAAGGAACTCGAACGCCGCCGCGACGGGCTGCTGTTCCGCGGTGCGAAGGGCACGACCGGCACCCAGGCGAGTTTCCTGGCACTGTTCCGCGACGATCACGAGAAGGTGAAGCGGCTCGACGCCCTTGTCGCCAAGAAGATGGGCTTCGAGGGCCGCGTGTTCCCGGTCACCGGCCAAACGTACACGCGCAAGGTCGACGCGCAGGTACTTGATGCCCTCAACGGCCTCGCCCAGTCCGCGCACAAGTGGGGCACCGACCTCCGGCTGCTGGCGCACCGGCAGGAGATCGACGAGCCGTTCGAGGCGGACCAGATCGGGTCGAGCGCGATGGCCTACAAGAGAAACCCGATGCGGGCGGAGCGCATGTGCAGCCTGGCGCGGTTCATCTCCGGGCTGCCCGCAATGGCCGCCGGTACGGTGGCGACGCAGTGGTTCGAACGCACCCTGGACGACAGTGCGTGCCGCCGCCTCTACATCCCCCAAGCGTTTCTCGCGGCCGACGCCGTCCTCCGGATCGCCCTCAACCTGCTCACGCAGAAGACCGGGCCGGATCACAGCGGACTGGTGGTGAACCGCCCGGTGATCGCGCGGAACGTGCGCGAGCTGCTGCCGTACATGGTGACGGAGAACCTGATGATGGCGGCGGTGCGGGCCGGCGAGGACCGTCAGGCGGTTCACGAGGTCGTGCGGCAGCACAGCCACGCGGTCACGGCCCGCGTGAAAGACGGGACCGGGTCCACCGCGGAACTTTTGAGTCGCTTGCAGAAAGAGGCGGCGTTTGAGAAGGTGGATTTTGCCGCGATCACGGGGCAGGGGCCGCAGGAATTCGTCGGGCGCTCCCCGCAGCAGGTGGAGGAGTTCGTCGCCGAACACGTCGAGCCGATTCGCCGGGCTTATGCGGGCGTGTTGGGGAAGACGGCCCTGTTGCACGTGTAG
- a CDS encoding FAD-dependent oxidoreductase, producing MSAATRARRLAEDAEIVVFERGPHVSFANCGLPYFLGGEIADRNKLLVQTPERLKAVFNLDIRTHAEVVSIDPEHKEITVRDRTSNRVSTERYDALILSTGAAPVVPRVPGADRPGHFALRTLEDMDAIDGWIKERGATNGVVVGGGFIGLEVAEQLHRRGLRISVIERNPQVLKPFDPEMAAHLHIELRKHGVGLYLNNGLSRFDSPTAGERAGASVVVLANGTRLPADVVILGLGVRPEAKLARDAGLVIGPTGGVKVDAHLRTSAPDVYAVGDAIEVTHGVTGRPALIPLGGPANRQGRTAADNIFGVPSAYPGTLGTAIVRVFDRTAAVTGANEAQLKDAGMAFEAVHLHPNAHAGYYPGAAPLALKVLFDPVTGRLLGAQAVGADGIDKRIDVLATALRAGMTVDDVADLELCYAPPFGAAKDPVNLAGMAAQNVRAGLVHPIRWDEIASLDRTLALILDFRDRAEREAGAIPGSVHIPLGELRARLDELPRDAEIIAHCASGQRSYNACRILMQNGFRCRNLVGSFKTWKAAVDGSRPT from the coding sequence ATGAGTGCCGCCACCCGCGCCCGGCGACTGGCGGAAGACGCCGAGATCGTCGTGTTCGAGCGAGGGCCGCACGTGTCATTTGCTAACTGCGGTCTGCCGTACTTTCTCGGAGGAGAAATCGCTGACCGCAACAAGCTACTTGTCCAGACGCCCGAGCGGTTGAAAGCGGTGTTCAATCTCGACATCCGCACACATGCGGAAGTCGTGAGTATCGACCCCGAGCACAAAGAAATCACGGTCCGCGACCGCACCTCGAACCGCGTGTCCACCGAGCGCTACGACGCATTGATCCTCTCAACAGGCGCCGCTCCCGTGGTTCCGCGTGTCCCGGGCGCCGACCGGCCGGGGCATTTCGCGTTGCGAACGCTCGAGGACATGGACGCAATCGATGGGTGGATCAAAGAGCGGGGCGCGACGAACGGAGTTGTCGTGGGCGGCGGGTTCATCGGTTTGGAGGTCGCCGAGCAACTTCACCGCCGCGGCCTTCGGATCAGTGTGATCGAACGGAACCCGCAGGTCCTCAAGCCGTTCGATCCGGAAATGGCGGCGCACCTCCACATCGAACTCCGGAAGCACGGCGTCGGCCTCTATTTGAATAACGGACTGAGCCGGTTCGATTCACCGACGGCGGGCGAGAGAGCCGGCGCGTCCGTCGTGGTACTCGCCAACGGCACGCGCCTGCCGGCCGACGTGGTGATACTCGGCCTGGGTGTGAGGCCGGAGGCGAAACTCGCCCGCGACGCGGGGCTGGTGATCGGCCCGACCGGCGGCGTGAAGGTGGACGCCCATCTGCGGACGAGCGCTCCGGACGTGTACGCGGTGGGCGACGCGATTGAGGTGACGCACGGCGTCACCGGGCGCCCGGCCCTGATCCCGCTCGGCGGACCGGCGAACCGCCAGGGGCGCACCGCGGCCGACAACATCTTCGGCGTCCCGAGTGCGTACCCCGGCACGCTCGGCACCGCGATCGTCCGGGTGTTCGACCGCACGGCCGCGGTCACGGGCGCGAACGAGGCCCAGTTGAAAGACGCGGGGATGGCGTTTGAAGCGGTCCATCTGCACCCGAACGCGCACGCCGGATACTACCCCGGGGCGGCGCCGCTCGCGCTGAAAGTCCTCTTCGATCCGGTGACGGGCCGATTGCTCGGCGCTCAGGCGGTGGGCGCCGACGGTATCGACAAGCGCATCGACGTCCTGGCGACCGCGCTCCGTGCGGGCATGACCGTGGACGACGTTGCGGACCTGGAGCTGTGTTACGCCCCGCCGTTCGGTGCCGCAAAAGACCCGGTGAACCTCGCGGGGATGGCCGCGCAAAACGTGCGTGCTGGGCTCGTTCACCCGATCCGCTGGGACGAAATCGCCTCCCTGGACCGGACCCTTGCGCTGATCCTGGACTTTCGGGACCGAGCGGAGCGCGAAGCCGGGGCGATCCCCGGTTCGGTCCACATCCCGCTCGGCGAACTCCGCGCGCGGCTCGATGAGTTGCCACGCGACGCGGAAATCATCGCCCACTGCGCCAGTGGCCAGCGGTCCTACAACGCGTGCCGCATCTTGATGCAAAATGGGTTCCGGTGCCGGAATCTGGTCGGTTCGTTCAAGACCTGGAAGGCCGCGGTCGACGGCTCACGACCGACGTAA
- the panC gene encoding pantoate--beta-alanine ligase, with the protein MLPPIVTTIAGAREAVTTARAQGASIGFVPTMGALHEGHAALVRSARAASRFVVVSVFVNPTQFGPKEDFAKYPRTLEADQRVCGDAGADLIFAPTVEEMYPTNAVTFVDVAQLGEGLCGASRPGHFRGVCTVVLKLFNIVRPDTAHFGAKDYQQARIITQMARDLNVPVVVRTEPTVREPDGLALSSRNRYLSADERAVAPRIYQALRTVQARARAAEIDAVRLASALHADLSAIPGARVDYASLVDAETLQPVTRLDRPAVAAVAVFLGGTRLIDNVLLAE; encoded by the coding sequence ATGCTTCCGCCGATCGTTACTACCATTGCCGGGGCTCGTGAGGCCGTTACGACCGCGCGGGCGCAAGGGGCGAGTATCGGGTTCGTTCCGACGATGGGCGCGCTGCACGAGGGGCACGCGGCACTCGTCCGGTCGGCGCGCGCCGCCAGTCGGTTCGTGGTCGTGTCGGTCTTCGTGAACCCGACCCAGTTCGGGCCGAAAGAGGACTTCGCCAAGTACCCGCGGACGCTCGAAGCCGATCAGCGGGTGTGCGGCGACGCCGGCGCCGACCTGATCTTCGCGCCCACCGTCGAGGAGATGTACCCGACGAACGCCGTCACGTTCGTGGACGTGGCGCAGTTGGGGGAGGGGCTGTGCGGGGCGAGCCGCCCGGGGCACTTTCGTGGCGTTTGTACCGTGGTTTTGAAGTTGTTCAACATTGTGCGGCCGGACACGGCTCATTTCGGAGCCAAGGACTACCAGCAAGCACGTATCATCACGCAGATGGCCCGCGACCTGAACGTGCCGGTCGTGGTTCGCACCGAGCCGACGGTGCGGGAACCGGACGGCCTGGCGCTGAGTTCGCGGAACCGGTACCTGAGTGCCGACGAACGCGCCGTCGCCCCGCGGATTTATCAGGCGCTCCGGACTGTTCAGGCGCGTGCCCGCGCGGCCGAGATCGACGCAGTGAGGCTCGCATCCGCGCTGCACGCGGACCTGTCCGCGATCCCCGGCGCGCGGGTGGATTACGCCAGCCTGGTGGACGCCGAGACGCTCCAACCCGTGACCCGACTGGACCGACCGGCGGTCGCGGCGGTCGCGGTGTTCCTCGGCGGCACCCGCCTCATCGACAACGTGCTTCTGGCCGAATAA
- the mgtE gene encoding magnesium transporter, producing MAHPLFSPEVKQMLAERNTTGLREFCEQLHPATVAEALDEDFTPEQIWEVISQANIRTQASVFEYLPPALQVQMAEKARPQVGELLSKMSHDDRVDLLRRLPPRVTEAIMRLVDEADRQDIAKLFQYGENTVGALMTTDYAWLPGTLTAAEAIDQLRQQAPDRETIYYIYVLDDANRRADGTLAPRRLLGVVSLRDLILAPRHALIRELMETDLVTLRYSDDKEAVAQLFARYDFLAAPVVDDQFGLLGIVTHDDVLDVVREEATEDLQRQAAVGPIEGDYLNASFYRVWKSRVKWLALLFVAELATFTVMEHFEELIAAVVVLALFVPLCISTGGNSGTQAATLVTRAMALGYASPRDWRRVLRRELLMGLALGLTLGVIAFGRGALTPSDTRSGPRKVNEAFAVRLPADTDLPAQEVSSSIWGGRSWEVTLAAGTPQTTTMEKRARVRLPEGVKALEPPQKMGTVWEYQFPAECEMRTEPVSRWHLGLAISIAVLGICLWGTLMGCIIPLCLQRFGMDPAVASGALVATLVDVTGIFIFFSAAKLILL from the coding sequence ATGGCCCACCCGCTGTTCAGTCCCGAAGTCAAGCAGATGCTCGCGGAGCGCAACACCACGGGTCTGCGCGAGTTCTGCGAGCAGTTGCACCCGGCGACGGTGGCCGAGGCCCTCGACGAAGACTTCACCCCCGAACAGATCTGGGAGGTCATCAGCCAGGCGAACATCCGCACCCAAGCGTCCGTGTTCGAGTACCTGCCCCCGGCGCTCCAGGTGCAGATGGCGGAGAAGGCGCGGCCGCAGGTCGGCGAGCTGCTCTCGAAGATGTCGCACGACGACCGGGTGGACCTGCTCCGGCGCCTGCCGCCGCGGGTGACCGAAGCGATCATGCGGCTGGTGGACGAGGCCGACCGGCAGGACATCGCCAAGCTGTTCCAGTACGGCGAGAACACCGTCGGCGCGCTGATGACGACCGACTACGCGTGGCTGCCGGGCACGCTCACCGCCGCCGAGGCCATCGACCAGCTCCGCCAGCAGGCGCCCGACCGCGAGACGATCTATTACATCTACGTTCTCGACGACGCCAACCGCCGGGCGGACGGCACGCTCGCCCCGCGGCGCCTCCTCGGCGTCGTCTCGCTCCGCGACCTCATCCTCGCCCCGCGGCACGCCCTGATCCGCGAGCTGATGGAAACGGACCTCGTCACCCTCCGGTACTCCGATGACAAGGAGGCGGTGGCGCAGCTCTTCGCCCGGTACGACTTCCTCGCCGCCCCGGTCGTAGACGACCAGTTCGGGTTGCTCGGCATCGTCACCCACGACGACGTACTCGACGTGGTGCGCGAGGAGGCGACCGAGGACTTGCAGCGGCAGGCGGCCGTTGGTCCGATCGAGGGCGACTACCTGAACGCCAGCTTCTACCGGGTGTGGAAGAGCCGGGTGAAGTGGCTGGCCCTCCTGTTTGTGGCCGAACTCGCCACGTTCACTGTGATGGAGCACTTCGAGGAACTGATTGCGGCGGTGGTGGTTTTGGCTCTGTTCGTTCCCCTCTGTATTTCCACCGGTGGTAACTCCGGCACGCAGGCGGCAACGCTGGTGACGCGAGCGATGGCGTTGGGGTACGCCAGCCCGCGGGACTGGCGGCGCGTGTTGCGGCGTGAGCTCCTCATGGGGCTGGCCCTCGGTCTAACGCTGGGCGTGATCGCGTTCGGCCGCGGGGCACTTACCCCCAGTGACACCCGGAGCGGCCCACGCAAGGTGAACGAGGCGTTTGCCGTGCGCCTGCCCGCGGATACAGATTTGCCTGCTCAGGAGGTTTCGTCTTCGATCTGGGGGGGAAGAAGTTGGGAGGTGACGCTCGCAGCGGGAACCCCGCAAACGACGACGATGGAGAAGCGAGCGCGTGTCCGGTTACCTGAGGGAGTGAAAGCGCTCGAACCGCCGCAGAAGATGGGCACCGTTTGGGAATATCAGTTCCCAGCCGAGTGTGAGATGCGAACGGAACCGGTTAGTCGGTGGCACCTCGGGCTGGCCATCTCCATCGCCGTACTGGGAATTTGTCTGTGGGGCACTTTGATGGGATGCATAATTCCGCTGTGCCTCCAGAGGTTCGGTATGGACCCGGCTGTCGCTTCTGGTGCCCTTGTCGCGACGCTCGTGGACGTGACCGGAATATTCATATTCTTCTCGGCTGCGAAGCTCATCCTGTTGTAA
- a CDS encoding cytochrome c: MTRTRFWFATAVFAVGAVFLSLAHSQPQPARKPLPKPEPVAETKLLMEGIADPNTRALGKLLAAKPKDADAWAFARGQSLLLAEAGNLLMMRPPKSKAGEDSWLTHAGELRDSATALARAAAAKDYLQARTALAGVANACNRCHQTFRVGLRVDPFPEDR, encoded by the coding sequence ATGACTCGCACCCGGTTCTGGTTCGCGACGGCCGTCTTTGCGGTGGGGGCCGTGTTCCTGTCGCTCGCGCACTCGCAGCCGCAGCCCGCCCGGAAGCCGCTGCCGAAACCCGAGCCGGTCGCCGAAACGAAACTGCTCATGGAAGGGATTGCCGACCCGAACACCCGTGCGCTGGGCAAACTGCTCGCCGCCAAACCGAAGGACGCCGACGCCTGGGCGTTCGCGCGGGGCCAGTCGCTCCTCCTGGCCGAGGCCGGCAACCTCCTGATGATGCGGCCCCCGAAGTCGAAGGCCGGTGAGGACTCGTGGCTGACGCACGCCGGGGAGCTGCGCGACAGCGCCACGGCGCTCGCGCGGGCCGCCGCGGCGAAGGACTACCTCCAGGCCCGAACGGCCCTGGCCGGCGTGGCCAACGCATGCAACCGGTGCCACCAAACGTTCCGTGTAGGCCTGCGGGTGGACCCGTTCCCCGAGGACCGCTGA
- the cyaB gene encoding class IV adenylate cyclase, which translates to MPAFRAPVRWPTISTNRHTRTATGRKAMLEVEVKYRNADRAAAVATLLDWGAALAQDRTDVDLYLSAPDRDLKAADEAFRLRRIGPKNYLTYKGPRRDTETKTRPEIEVALADGDAVATDAERLLLALGYKPVTVVRKKRRVYQFHRDEFELEACFDSVDRVGEFVELEIMAEEARYETAKATLLTVAAELGLTDKEPRSYLAMVLEAQARGEA; encoded by the coding sequence GTGCCGGCTTTTCGTGCACCGGTCCGCTGGCCGACCATCAGTACCAACCGCCACACTCGAACCGCGACGGGCCGCAAAGCGATGCTCGAAGTCGAAGTGAAATACCGCAACGCCGACCGCGCCGCGGCGGTCGCGACGCTCCTCGACTGGGGCGCGGCGCTGGCGCAGGACCGCACCGACGTGGACCTGTACCTCTCGGCCCCGGACCGCGACCTGAAGGCCGCCGACGAGGCGTTCCGGCTCCGCCGCATCGGCCCGAAGAACTACCTGACGTACAAAGGCCCGCGGCGCGACACCGAAACCAAAACGCGGCCGGAGATCGAGGTTGCGCTCGCCGACGGGGACGCGGTCGCCACGGACGCCGAGCGCCTGCTTCTTGCGCTCGGCTACAAGCCCGTAACGGTGGTTCGTAAGAAGCGCCGCGTGTACCAGTTCCACCGCGACGAGTTCGAACTGGAAGCCTGCTTCGATAGTGTGGACCGCGTCGGCGAGTTCGTGGAGCTGGAGATCATGGCCGAAGAAGCGCGGTACGAGACCGCGAAGGCGACGCTCCTCACCGTCGCGGCCGAACTCGGCCTGACGGACAAGGAGCCGCGCTCGTACCTGGCGATGGTTCTGGAGGCCCAGGCCCGCGGCGAGGCCTGA
- a CDS encoding M50 family metallopeptidase: MLPLFVLMETRNAGVDVIALNLLLVFAVFGCVALHEVGHALAAAAYGIRTRDITLYPIGGIASLERMPEKPLQEVIVTLAGPAVNLVIAGGLLLGLLAADMAFVFTEATEPSFVNVFVAELIFANAVLFLFNLLPCFPMDGGRVLRALLSIRTTRLRATEIAVQVGTVVAVAFLVAGLLIPKTSLIFVAVVVWLLGQAELGGLRIAEARKGIGRRAREVFGGVWVPAAPERTPLPADAAADLAARRFSGLAWDAERRVWVQWVNGVPVRDVAT; encoded by the coding sequence TTGCTGCCTCTGTTCGTCCTGATGGAAACGCGGAATGCGGGTGTCGATGTCATTGCATTGAACCTGTTACTGGTCTTTGCCGTGTTCGGGTGCGTGGCCTTGCACGAGGTCGGGCACGCGCTCGCGGCGGCGGCCTACGGTATCCGCACACGAGACATCACTTTGTACCCGATTGGTGGCATCGCGTCGCTCGAACGGATGCCCGAGAAGCCGCTACAGGAGGTCATTGTCACCCTCGCGGGTCCGGCAGTGAACCTGGTTATCGCAGGCGGATTGTTGCTGGGTCTGCTGGCGGCCGACATGGCCTTCGTCTTCACCGAGGCCACTGAGCCCAGTTTCGTCAACGTCTTTGTGGCCGAATTGATTTTCGCGAACGCTGTGCTGTTCCTGTTCAACCTCCTGCCGTGCTTCCCGATGGACGGCGGGCGCGTGCTGCGGGCGCTGCTCTCGATCCGCACGACGCGGCTCCGGGCGACCGAGATCGCGGTGCAGGTCGGGACCGTGGTGGCCGTTGCGTTTCTGGTGGCCGGTCTCCTGATTCCCAAAACCAGTTTGATCTTCGTCGCGGTGGTCGTGTGGCTGCTCGGTCAGGCGGAACTGGGCGGGCTCCGGATCGCGGAGGCGCGGAAGGGTATTGGGCGGCGGGCGCGTGAGGTGTTCGGCGGCGTGTGGGTACCGGCCGCTCCCGAGCGGACCCCGCTGCCGGCCGACGCCGCGGCCGATCTGGCCGCCCGGCGCTTCTCGGGGCTGGCCTGGGACGCCGAGCGGCGCGTGTGGGTGCAATGGGTCAACGGCGTGCCGGTTCGTGACGTTGCGACGTAA
- the nirD gene encoding nitrite reductase small subunit NirD, giving the protein MAERVTVVKGADIPEGGSVVVNVRKKDVAIFRVNGVLHAIDDMCPHMGASLSGGFVEDGCVSCPWHYWRFRLSDGAWADNPKVKLGAYPVHEADGVVQLELPD; this is encoded by the coding sequence GTGGCCGAGCGCGTGACGGTGGTGAAGGGCGCCGACATTCCCGAAGGCGGGAGCGTGGTGGTGAACGTTCGCAAGAAGGACGTCGCCATCTTCCGCGTCAACGGGGTCCTGCACGCCATTGACGACATGTGCCCGCACATGGGCGCGTCGCTGTCGGGCGGGTTCGTCGAGGACGGGTGCGTCTCGTGCCCCTGGCACTACTGGCGGTTCCGGCTCAGCGACGGCGCGTGGGCCGACAACCCGAAGGTCAAGCTCGGCGCGTACCCGGTCCACGAGGCCGACGGCGTGGTGCAACTGGAACTGCCCGATTAG
- a CDS encoding rhodanese-like domain-containing protein has translation MSVPTITPAQLADLARVGAVVLIDVRTPAEFEDVHVAFARNVPLDRLDPKVVSGDPNAPIYVVCQRGSRGQTACEKLFAAGFTNAANVDGGTLACVVAGLPVVRGRKAMSIERQVRIAAGGLVLLGVGLGFVHPVLFGIAGFVGAGLVFAGITDTCGMGLLLVRMPWNQRKVAAPSRVPASR, from the coding sequence ATGTCCGTTCCCACAATCACACCCGCTCAACTGGCTGATCTCGCTCGTGTCGGTGCAGTCGTACTGATCGACGTGCGAACGCCGGCGGAGTTCGAGGACGTTCACGTGGCGTTCGCGCGAAACGTGCCACTCGATCGCCTGGACCCGAAGGTGGTCAGTGGCGACCCGAACGCACCGATTTACGTCGTGTGCCAGCGCGGCAGCCGGGGGCAGACGGCGTGCGAGAAGTTGTTCGCGGCCGGGTTCACGAATGCGGCCAACGTGGACGGCGGAACGCTGGCGTGCGTCGTAGCCGGCCTTCCGGTGGTCCGCGGGCGCAAGGCCATGTCGATCGAGCGCCAGGTCCGAATTGCGGCCGGGGGTCTCGTGTTACTCGGCGTCGGGTTGGGGTTCGTTCACCCGGTTCTGTTCGGTATCGCCGGGTTCGTGGGCGCCGGGCTGGTGTTCGCCGGCATCACCGACACCTGTGGTATGGGTCTGCTACTGGTCCGAATGCCGTGGAACCAGCGCAAAGTCGCAGCACCATCACGTGTGCCGGCTTCCCGCTAA